One window from the genome of Rhodopirellula halodulae encodes:
- a CDS encoding SGNH/GDSL hydrolase family protein → MSPRSLTRRGVATLLATLLLSLGWVTNHSSAQEAIDVLSGARIAVVGDSITQAGHYVSLLSYQLQKQYPDRDFDIYPLGLGSETVSGLSEDGHAGGRFPRPCLLERLERLLDRVKPDVIIACYGMNDGIYQPLNQERMDAFQNGMLSFIRQSQKAGVKQIYLVTPPIYDDLTRQKEVDYDVVLAEFASWESSLQLDGVEVIDLHTPMKKARKQREQPFSRDHVHPGMDGHWVMAQTIASGLGLPPLNRSLADVQADPMFSLIDQKHKLRWKGWMNYIGYTREKHYPSAPLGKTEVEAQQLQASIDALRQE, encoded by the coding sequence ATGTCACCACGTTCACTCACTCGTCGCGGCGTTGCAACACTCCTCGCAACGCTGCTCCTGTCATTGGGCTGGGTGACCAACCATTCATCCGCACAGGAAGCCATCGACGTGCTGTCTGGCGCTCGAATCGCAGTGGTTGGTGACTCCATCACGCAAGCCGGACACTACGTTTCCCTCCTGTCGTATCAACTGCAGAAGCAATACCCCGACCGTGACTTCGATATTTATCCTTTGGGACTGGGCAGCGAGACGGTTTCCGGACTCAGTGAAGATGGTCATGCGGGCGGGCGGTTTCCGCGACCGTGTTTGCTGGAACGACTGGAACGATTGCTGGATCGCGTGAAGCCCGATGTCATCATTGCCTGTTACGGCATGAACGACGGCATCTACCAACCGCTCAACCAAGAACGAATGGACGCGTTCCAGAACGGCATGTTGTCTTTCATCCGGCAAAGCCAAAAAGCGGGTGTCAAACAAATCTACCTCGTCACACCTCCGATCTATGACGATCTCACCCGTCAGAAAGAAGTCGACTATGACGTCGTGCTAGCTGAGTTCGCAAGCTGGGAATCGTCGCTGCAGTTGGACGGCGTCGAGGTCATCGACTTGCACACGCCAATGAAAAAAGCACGAAAGCAACGAGAGCAGCCATTTTCGCGCGATCATGTGCACCCGGGAATGGACGGACACTGGGTGATGGCACAAACCATTGCATCAGGCCTGGGGCTACCACCGCTGAATCGATCGCTGGCTGATGTTCAAGCCGATCCGATGTTTTCGTTGATTGATCAAAAACACAAACTCAGGTGGAAAGGATGGATGAATTACATCGGATACACGCGGGAAAAACATTATCCCTCAGCGCCTCTTGGGAAGACCGAGGTCGAGGCACAGCAATTACAAGCTTCGATCGACGCTCTTCGCCAGGAGTGA
- a CDS encoding sugar phosphate isomerase/epimerase family protein, translating into MPQLAAFPKAYMTALCKDGTMRLSEWFDLAQTLDVAGLEFYAGFLELRDSANWPSLRQQVEDRGMVIPMLCCSPDFTHPDPSFREKQVEQQKRWIEMTHALGGTYCRVLSGQRRPELTIDQGKQLAADCIHDCLPYAAERDITLILENHYKDDFWEYPEFAQQMPVFCQLVDAINHPNFGVNYDPSNAFLAGDDPLELLKRVSDRVVTMHASDRFLTEGTLDDLRSEESGSVGYASRLSHGEIGKGLNDYDAIFAELHSKGFDSWISIEDGVDGIEQLQRSAEFLRNKIAQHWN; encoded by the coding sequence ATGCCCCAACTTGCAGCCTTTCCCAAAGCCTACATGACCGCCTTATGCAAAGACGGCACGATGAGACTGAGCGAATGGTTTGACCTTGCTCAAACATTGGACGTCGCGGGACTGGAATTCTACGCTGGCTTTTTAGAACTCAGGGATTCAGCCAACTGGCCGTCGTTGCGTCAGCAGGTCGAGGATCGCGGCATGGTGATTCCCATGCTGTGCTGCTCGCCCGACTTCACTCACCCCGATCCATCGTTTCGGGAAAAACAGGTTGAGCAACAAAAGCGTTGGATCGAAATGACACATGCCTTGGGAGGCACCTATTGCCGGGTACTCAGTGGTCAGCGAAGACCTGAACTGACCATCGACCAGGGTAAGCAGCTCGCGGCCGACTGCATTCACGATTGCTTGCCGTATGCAGCCGAGCGAGACATCACGTTGATTCTGGAGAACCATTACAAAGACGACTTTTGGGAATACCCCGAGTTTGCTCAGCAAATGCCGGTGTTCTGCCAATTGGTTGACGCGATCAACCATCCCAACTTTGGCGTGAACTACGACCCCAGCAACGCATTCCTTGCCGGCGATGATCCATTGGAACTATTGAAGCGTGTCTCCGACCGAGTCGTGACAATGCACGCGAGTGATCGCTTTCTGACGGAAGGAACACTGGACGATCTACGATCAGAAGAAAGTGGTTCCGTGGGTTACGCCAGTCGCCTGAGTCACGGCGAAATCGGCAAAGGGCTGAACGACTACGATGCCATCTTTGCTGAATTACATTCGAAAGGTTTTGATTCTTGGATCAGCATCGAAGACGGTGTCGACGGAATTGAACAACTTCAGCGAAGCGCCGAATTCCTGCGAAACAAGATCGCTCAACATTGGAACTGA